The genomic DNA ATATATGCAGTTTATCCATGCTTTATATTTTATTCACTTACAATTTCATATGAATATATCTTGTTCATTACTTCATTATTATTTTTTGTTAACCGTTCAATCATATGGTTACATATATCTTTAGCCATATTTTCTATAGGCAAAGATATACTAGGTAATTGGGGGCTGGTGATTTTACATATGTCATGATTGTCTGTGCCTATTAGAAATATCTCATCTCCTAATACTTTTTTCACTCCTGCTGAAACGAAATCATTTCCAGTGTATACACCCTGAATATCTTTATACTTTTCTCTAATTTTCATCCCTATTTTGATGCCATCATTGATTGTAAATGCCGAAGAAAATAGATAATCTTTTCTAAAAGAGATTTTATTTTTTGAGAGCGCTTTTTTATATCCATCTAATCTCAACTTTTGAGCGCCATTAAAAGGATTATCAATACATATTGCTATATTTTTTATTCCTTTTTCCAATAAATATTCTGTAGCTGCTTTCGCGATATTATACTCGTCAAAATGAAAATTAGATACACTTTTAGTTTGGTTTGTATCATTACAAGAAATAATTAATCCACTCTTAGAATACTCTTCAATGACATCGGCGCTATTTTCTATAGAACACAGAACAACTGCATCAATTTCGTTTTTTTCTAACGACATTAGTACTTCTTCTTCTTTGCTC from Staphylococcus schleiferi includes the following:
- a CDS encoding LacI family DNA-binding transcriptional regulator, with the translated sequence MNIFDVAKACNVSKSTVSRVLNNHPYVNEEKRNRVLQYIKENNYVPNNIAIYFRNRTTKSVAISIPYIDHPFFSKISYELTKNFNEKGYKSFIHQTFCSPSKEEEVLMSLEKNEIDAVVLCSIENSADVIEEYSKSGLIISCNDTNQTKSVSNFHFDEYNIAKAATEYLLEKGIKNIAICIDNPFNGAQKLRLDGYKKALSKNKISFRKDYLFSSAFTINDGIKIGMKIREKYKDIQGVYTGNDFVSAGVKKVLGDEIFLIGTDNHDICKITSPQLPSISLPIENMAKDICNHMIERLTKNNNEVMNKIYSYEIVSE